Sequence from the Candidatus Methylacidiphilales bacterium genome:
TAAATAATCTAATAGAAAATGCAACTAGGGACTCGCATGAGTCCCTAGTTATTTATGTGCTAGGAAATATCTTTTAATGTTTCTTAGTATCGTGATGACTAAGTTTATCTGAGTAGGCCAGTAATACTGCACTAAACAAGAACGCAAGATGAAGCAGCAATTGTGTAACGATTACCCTATCCGATAATATTTCAGCGTTAAGAAAAGTTTTTAATAAATGAATTCCAGATATACTTACTATTGCAGTGCTCAGCTTAATCTTCATAGAGCCTGGGGTGATATCATCAAGCCAAGATGGATGATCAGGATGCTCTCGTAAATCTAGTTTGCTGATGTAAGTTTGCCAGCCCCCAATAAGCACAACAATAACCAAATTAACTAACATGATAGCATCAACTAGACCCAATACACCCAGCATAACTGCGTTGGGATGATCTTCCTCAAACAGAACAACTAATTCATGAAAAAATACAAACGCATATCTAATTTGAGCAACAATTAAACCAAGATACAATGGAGCTTGTAACC
This genomic interval carries:
- a CDS encoding TIGR00645 family protein, whose protein sequence is MKKVEYYLEWLVFAARWLQAPLYLGLIVAQIRYAFVFFHELVVLFEEDHPNAVMLGVLGLVDAIMLVNLVIVVLIGGWQTYISKLDLREHPDHPSWLDDITPGSMKIKLSTAIVSISGIHLLKTFLNAEILSDRVIVTQLLLHLAFLFSAVLLAYSDKLSHHDTKKH